The following proteins are co-located in the Calditrichota bacterium genome:
- a CDS encoding rhomboid family intramembrane serine protease, translating into MYENRLRTRLRFAMVAMPRAVKWLLAANIGMFIVQQLGSAFLQPVIASGRLLLPVRIPRLEAFLALIPAWVIGKGWWWQLFTYMFLHGNVLHLLVNMLFLWVFGADLERVWGWRRLLSYYLTCGVGAGLFHLVFRLHSVVPVVGASGAVYGLLMAYGLLFPERVITLFLFFVLPIQIRAKYLVLLFGGMSLLGGIGSLFGSEGGIAHLAHLGGMVVGYVYLRRGRLFGNVGTQVRQWWRNRRVEAQRRRWEEMQRYRERVDMLLDKINEVGYDNLTSREKKELKRASRYLMRK; encoded by the coding sequence GCCGCGGGCTGTGAAATGGCTGTTGGCCGCCAATATCGGCATGTTCATTGTCCAGCAGTTGGGGAGCGCATTCCTCCAACCGGTAATCGCCTCGGGCAGGCTCCTCCTGCCGGTGCGCATTCCTCGCTTGGAAGCCTTTCTGGCCCTCATCCCCGCGTGGGTCATTGGCAAAGGGTGGTGGTGGCAGCTGTTCACCTACATGTTCCTGCACGGGAACGTGCTGCACCTTCTTGTGAACATGCTGTTTCTGTGGGTGTTTGGGGCGGACCTGGAGCGCGTGTGGGGTTGGCGGCGTCTGCTGTCCTACTACTTGACCTGTGGGGTTGGGGCGGGCCTGTTCCACCTGGTTTTTCGCCTGCACTCGGTAGTGCCTGTGGTGGGCGCTTCCGGAGCGGTCTACGGCCTCCTCATGGCCTATGGCCTGCTCTTCCCAGAGCGTGTCATCACCCTGTTCTTGTTCTTTGTGCTCCCGATCCAGATCAGGGCGAAGTACCTGGTGTTGCTTTTTGGCGGGATGTCGCTGTTGGGTGGAATTGGCAGCCTGTTCGGGAGCGAAGGTGGCATTGCTCACTTGGCCCATCTGGGGGGTATGGTCGTCGGTTACGTCTATTTGCGCCGCGGCCGGCTGTTCGGCAACGTGGGGACACAGGTGCGGCAGTGGTGGCGGAACCGTCGCGTGGAGGCCCAGCGGCGCCGCTGGGAGGAGATGCAGCGCTACCGTGAGCGCGTGGATATGCTCCTCGACAAGATCAACGAGGTGGGCTATGACAACCTCACCTCCAGGGAAAAGAAGGAGCTGAAGCGGGCCAGCCGCTACTTGATGCGGAAGTGA